A single genomic interval of Chitinophaga sp. 180180018-3 harbors:
- a CDS encoding SusC/RagA family TonB-linked outer membrane protein has product MRKPFLLTMMLLLCIATVIGQAKLITGKITDTNGDPVIGATIQFKGQAKGTITDPAGAFKLEAANGQVLVVSGIGYETKEVTVTGSTLNLTLAKSDKTISEVVVTALGIKREKKALGYAVQEVKGSELTQTTENNILNSLSGKAAGVQINNTGGAVGSSTSVVLRGYNSFGNNQPLIVVDGIPINNPQTTVVPGAIRNTSQDQPTAVDYGNGLSDIDPENVASISILKGANAAALYGYRAGNGVILITTKSGKSAFKGIGVTYNGGVSFEKQYILPRYQNKYGQGSSSSEYWYNQYKSETPTNPLSYQDWALQNGFAYVDGFGEGVNDGVDESWGPRLDIGLKLPQYNSPLDANGNRTPTPWISHPNNVKDFFKTGFTLNNSVAMTANSSKGSTRLALGHQRQMGTIPNTDQTRYVAMLSTSQNLTDKLKVEAMANYIQTLNDNVVGQGYNEFNPLQSLGSWFGRQVDIMDLKNNWQKFMPNPYFPATGSPYNWNTNYHDNPYLSMYLNQNSRTKNRVIGYASVSYDFHKWFNLMGRIGTDWYSESRKQTTSSLTTANFVTGLGGQFTDWSIYQNEVNADLIATGGGKLGNDFSLSYTAGGNYRDARYKNTSVTANDLTVPDFFTIGNVKGSPINTMRETHLRSNSVFAQASLGFRNWLYLDVTGRNDWNSSLPSNNRSYFYPSASLSWIFSDALKINNSSAFTYGKLRVSYAEVGNGTDPYQLIRSFVPQPGTFRGVSLYHEAYTLAPENLKPERAKSTEVGAELHFLENRLNLDATYYNKTTRDQIMPVGISGASGADFKLINAGEIQNKGVELQLNLGILRKENGLNWDMTINWAKNASKVNKLYTDPNTGQTLNWFQLASAWAVTIGAVPGQAYGVIRGADYVTDPKSGAIVVGANGLPKFAKDQVIGNITPDWFGGINNAFTYRNFNLSFLIDMRKGGDIFSVTQMFGANTGVMDFTADGKIRETGVVIGKDILGDRKVVDASGNPNTKVIAADKAFKYLSYDGASSGTKFDIIDGTFIKLRTIQFGYTLPANVINRWGWLKGAGVSVFAQNVALLHVDKSNKSHIDPETGFGTDVTSLGVEEYQIPSNRSIGLKLNLSF; this is encoded by the coding sequence AACCGTCATCGGACAAGCAAAGCTTATCACAGGGAAGATCACCGATACCAACGGAGATCCTGTGATAGGTGCTACCATTCAATTTAAAGGACAGGCGAAAGGTACTATCACTGATCCGGCTGGTGCTTTCAAACTGGAAGCAGCAAATGGCCAGGTACTGGTGGTTTCCGGTATTGGCTATGAAACAAAAGAGGTGACAGTGACAGGTAGCACACTGAATCTCACACTCGCGAAATCAGATAAAACCATCAGCGAGGTAGTAGTAACTGCGTTAGGTATTAAGAGAGAGAAAAAAGCGCTCGGATACGCAGTGCAGGAAGTAAAAGGGTCAGAGCTGACTCAAACAACCGAAAACAACATTTTAAATTCACTGTCAGGTAAAGCTGCCGGTGTTCAGATCAACAACACGGGAGGTGCCGTCGGATCCAGTACCAGCGTTGTGTTGCGTGGTTATAACTCATTTGGTAATAACCAGCCGCTGATTGTGGTGGATGGTATTCCAATCAACAATCCACAAACGACCGTTGTACCGGGTGCCATCAGAAATACTTCCCAGGATCAGCCTACCGCGGTTGATTATGGGAATGGCCTCTCAGATATTGATCCCGAAAACGTAGCATCAATTTCCATCCTGAAAGGTGCGAATGCCGCCGCTTTATATGGTTACAGGGCAGGAAATGGTGTGATCCTGATCACTACAAAATCCGGAAAATCCGCATTTAAAGGTATCGGGGTAACTTACAACGGAGGTGTTTCATTTGAAAAACAATATATCCTTCCCCGTTACCAGAATAAATACGGCCAGGGATCTTCCAGCAGTGAATATTGGTATAACCAGTATAAGAGTGAAACGCCTACCAACCCACTGTCTTACCAGGACTGGGCATTGCAGAACGGATTTGCCTATGTAGATGGATTTGGCGAAGGGGTAAATGATGGCGTGGATGAAAGCTGGGGCCCAAGGCTCGACATTGGTCTGAAATTGCCTCAGTACAACAGCCCGCTGGATGCTAATGGAAATAGAACGCCTACTCCGTGGATTTCTCATCCGAACAATGTGAAGGATTTCTTCAAGACAGGGTTCACGCTCAATAACAGCGTGGCGATGACGGCCAACTCCAGCAAGGGTAGCACCAGGCTGGCACTGGGCCATCAACGCCAGATGGGTACTATACCCAATACAGACCAGACCAGGTATGTTGCCATGTTGAGCACGTCACAGAACCTGACCGATAAATTGAAGGTGGAAGCAATGGCCAACTACATTCAAACACTCAATGATAATGTCGTAGGACAAGGGTATAATGAATTTAACCCTTTACAGTCATTGGGTAGCTGGTTCGGACGCCAGGTAGATATTATGGATCTGAAGAATAACTGGCAGAAGTTTATGCCTAACCCATACTTCCCTGCAACAGGTTCTCCCTACAACTGGAATACCAACTACCATGATAACCCTTATCTGAGTATGTATCTGAATCAGAATAGTCGTACCAAAAACCGTGTGATTGGCTACGCCAGCGTTTCATACGACTTCCATAAATGGTTTAACCTGATGGGTCGTATTGGTACCGACTGGTATTCTGAGAGCAGAAAGCAAACTACAAGCTCTCTCACCACCGCTAATTTTGTGACCGGGTTAGGAGGCCAGTTTACTGACTGGAGCATTTATCAAAATGAGGTTAACGCGGATCTGATTGCCACTGGTGGAGGTAAGCTGGGTAATGATTTCTCGCTGTCTTACACTGCAGGTGGAAACTACCGGGATGCCAGATATAAAAACACTTCTGTTACAGCAAACGATCTGACAGTTCCTGACTTTTTCACCATTGGTAACGTAAAGGGATCTCCTATCAATACCATGCGTGAAACGCACCTTCGTTCTAATAGCGTATTTGCACAGGCTTCACTTGGCTTCCGCAACTGGTTATACCTGGACGTAACAGGAAGAAACGACTGGAACTCTTCACTGCCTTCCAACAACCGTTCTTATTTTTATCCCTCAGCCAGTTTGAGCTGGATTTTCAGTGACGCTTTAAAAATCAATAATTCATCTGCCTTTACTTACGGCAAATTGCGCGTAAGCTATGCAGAGGTAGGTAATGGAACAGATCCTTACCAGCTTATCAGAAGCTTTGTTCCCCAACCAGGTACATTCCGTGGTGTAAGCCTGTATCATGAAGCATATACACTGGCTCCGGAAAACCTGAAACCGGAAAGAGCAAAAAGTACAGAGGTAGGTGCTGAATTACATTTCCTGGAAAACAGACTGAATCTGGATGCGACTTATTATAACAAAACTACAAGAGACCAGATTATGCCGGTTGGTATTTCCGGTGCATCCGGAGCAGATTTTAAACTGATCAACGCCGGTGAGATCCAGAACAAAGGAGTAGAACTGCAGTTGAACTTAGGAATCCTGCGTAAAGAAAATGGATTGAACTGGGATATGACCATTAACTGGGCCAAGAACGCCAGCAAAGTAAACAAGCTGTATACTGATCCTAATACTGGTCAGACATTGAATTGGTTCCAGCTGGCAAGTGCATGGGCGGTGACTATCGGTGCCGTTCCTGGTCAGGCTTATGGTGTGATCAGAGGTGCTGACTATGTAACAGATCCAAAATCAGGTGCCATTGTTGTGGGCGCAAACGGATTGCCAAAGTTCGCCAAAGACCAGGTTATCGGTAACATAACTCCTGATTGGTTTGGTGGTATCAATAACGCATTTACTTACCGGAATTTCAATCTTAGCTTCCTGATCGATATGAGAAAGGGCGGAGATATTTTCAGTGTAACTCAGATGTTTGGTGCCAATACCGGTGTGATGGATTTTACTGCCGACGGTAAAATTCGTGAAACAGGAGTGGTGATCGGTAAAGATATATTGGGTGACAGAAAGGTTGTAGATGCAAGTGGTAACCCCAATACCAAAGTGATTGCTGCCGATAAGGCCTTTAAATATCTTTCTTACGATGGAGCGTCCTCCGGAACCAAGTTCGATATCATCGACGGTACTTTTATAAAACTTCGTACTATACAATTTGGCTATACACTTCCTGCCAATGTGATAAACAGATGGGGATGGCTGAAGGGCGCCGGAGTATCTGTGTTTGCACAGAATGTAGCGCTCCTGCATGTTGATAAAAGCAACAAGTCACATATTGATCCCGAAACCGGATTTGGAACAGATGTTACATCACTTGGTGTAGAAGAATACCAGATTCCTTCAAACAGAAGCATCGGTTTGAAATTAAATCTGAGTTTCTAA
- a CDS encoding SusD/RagB family nutrient-binding outer membrane lipoprotein produces MKLYNRRFSKCIMVGALVMITGGSCTKSFDKINENPNSPAKVPGNNTLAYAIAYYGNSVWDSWGDMNEPECFGGHLGKIQYIDEARNVFRGVTMENMWTYHYRVLNNLQVTIKDAIATGKINQQAVALTYKCFVTQIATDTWGNIPYSDALKGASGVITPKYDDQKAIYAALLADLKTANDLFAKNSPDVLGDGDFLFSGDLGKWRKFCNSLRLRVAIRISKVDPATAKTNIEEIAGNAEKYPVMQDNSDNAFLNWPGGKPYTEPWAADRFESGRDDHAVSDVLINTLTQLNDPRMPVYAKPASDSKFRGVGIGIPDNEKLPNLSLYSRIGARFRDNKQGFTPYMRVAEVKFILAEAAANGWNVGVSAQQAYGDGIDASLAENGVSAEGYKNSAGVKWDGDITKIYLQKWIALFKDGHEAWAEARRTDVPLLPAAKGSPYTGHTRVAFHLPYPNSETTLNGTNSGPTISQVKDNFWGKQMYWDTRTGVQ; encoded by the coding sequence ATGAAACTGTATAATAGAAGATTTTCAAAATGTATCATGGTGGGAGCGTTGGTGATGATAACCGGCGGAAGTTGCACCAAGAGCTTTGACAAAATAAACGAAAATCCTAATTCTCCGGCGAAAGTACCTGGGAACAATACATTGGCTTACGCGATCGCTTATTACGGAAACTCCGTTTGGGATTCATGGGGTGATATGAATGAGCCTGAATGTTTTGGAGGGCATTTGGGTAAGATCCAGTATATCGATGAAGCTCGCAATGTATTCAGAGGAGTGACCATGGAGAATATGTGGACTTATCATTACAGGGTTTTGAATAACCTTCAGGTGACGATTAAGGACGCCATCGCTACCGGTAAAATCAATCAGCAGGCGGTAGCGCTTACTTATAAATGCTTTGTGACTCAGATAGCCACTGACACCTGGGGCAACATTCCTTACTCTGATGCTCTGAAAGGCGCTTCCGGAGTAATTACGCCAAAATATGATGATCAGAAAGCTATTTACGCGGCTTTACTGGCAGATCTGAAAACTGCTAATGATCTGTTTGCGAAAAATAGTCCTGATGTGTTGGGCGATGGGGACTTCCTGTTTAGTGGCGATTTAGGTAAATGGCGTAAATTCTGCAATTCTCTTAGATTAAGGGTCGCTATTCGTATCAGCAAGGTAGATCCGGCCACTGCCAAAACAAATATTGAAGAGATTGCAGGTAATGCAGAAAAGTACCCGGTTATGCAGGACAATAGCGATAATGCCTTCCTAAACTGGCCTGGCGGTAAACCTTATACTGAACCCTGGGCTGCCGACAGGTTTGAAAGCGGTCGTGATGACCACGCTGTAAGTGATGTACTGATAAATACACTCACTCAGCTGAATGACCCTCGTATGCCGGTTTATGCTAAACCAGCCAGTGATAGTAAGTTCCGTGGCGTAGGAATTGGTATTCCTGATAATGAAAAGTTGCCTAACCTTTCACTATATTCCAGAATTGGCGCCCGTTTCAGGGACAACAAGCAGGGATTTACACCGTATATGCGTGTAGCGGAAGTGAAATTCATCCTCGCTGAAGCGGCAGCTAACGGCTGGAATGTAGGGGTTAGCGCCCAGCAGGCCTATGGCGATGGTATCGATGCTTCCCTGGCGGAAAACGGGGTTAGCGCCGAAGGATATAAGAATAGCGCCGGTGTTAAATGGGATGGCGACATCACGAAAATATACCTGCAGAAATGGATTGCGCTGTTTAAAGATGGTCACGAAGCATGGGCTGAAGCCAGAAGAACAGACGTTCCTTTGCTGCCTGCTGCTAAGGGATCTCCTTATACCGGCCATACCCGTGTAGCTTTCCACCTGCCTTATCCTAATAGCGAAACTACGCTCAATGGTACAAACAGTGGACCTACCATTAGCCAGGTAAAAGATAACTTCTGGGGCAAACAAATGTATTGGGATACCAGAACTGGTGTACAATAA
- a CDS encoding peroxiredoxin, which produces MKNVILSVGSEFPEFKKTAVVSIEKGKEFYELSSEELKNSGKWMVMFWWPKDFTFVCPTEIAEFNKHAQDFADRDAVLIGASTDSEFVHAAWRRDHEDLRGLQFPMLADTSKSLATELGILEANEKVAYRATYIVDPQGIVRWVSLYDLSVGRNVKEVLRVLDALQTDELCPCNWNKGEATLAV; this is translated from the coding sequence ATGAAAAATGTTATCTTATCCGTAGGGTCAGAGTTTCCCGAATTCAAAAAAACGGCTGTAGTATCTATTGAAAAAGGTAAAGAGTTCTATGAACTGTCTTCTGAAGAACTGAAAAACTCCGGCAAATGGATGGTAATGTTCTGGTGGCCTAAGGACTTTACTTTTGTTTGTCCTACTGAAATCGCCGAATTTAACAAACACGCTCAGGACTTTGCAGACCGCGACGCGGTATTGATTGGTGCTTCTACCGATAGCGAATTCGTTCATGCTGCCTGGAGAAGAGATCACGAAGATCTGCGTGGCCTGCAGTTCCCAATGCTGGCTGATACTTCCAAATCCCTCGCTACTGAGCTGGGTATCCTGGAAGCTAACGAAAAAGTAGCTTATCGTGCAACTTACATCGTTGACCCTCAGGGTATTGTTCGTTGGGTTTCCCTGTACGACCTGTCTGTAGGCCGTAACGTGAAAGAAGTACTGCGTGTACTGGATGCTCTTCAGACAGATGAGCTGTGCCCTTGCAACTGGAATAAAGGTGAAGCTACCCTGGCAGTTTAA
- a CDS encoding carboxymuconolactone decarboxylase family protein: MFATTNQDTAVQLLETVGLTAAEVSGKLQALVNTDARYLKDLKINVSNAIAAATLTRKEAYLIGLAVAVNEKHVALQTALEKLAVQEGATDKEVAEVISCTSLMNANNVFYRFRHFVNKEFYTVTPAGIRMSIMANPVLGKEFFELLSLVVSALNGCEMCVTSHEEAVIKHGTAPQRVLDAVRLGAVLRSLVVLL; the protein is encoded by the coding sequence ATGTTTGCAACTACAAATCAGGATACGGCGGTACAACTCCTGGAAACAGTGGGTTTAACGGCAGCAGAGGTATCTGGTAAGCTCCAGGCGCTGGTAAACACAGATGCCCGTTACCTGAAAGATCTGAAAATCAATGTGTCCAATGCAATAGCAGCAGCTACACTTACCCGTAAAGAAGCGTATCTGATCGGGCTGGCGGTTGCAGTAAATGAAAAGCATGTGGCGCTGCAGACAGCCCTCGAAAAGCTGGCTGTACAGGAAGGAGCAACAGACAAAGAAGTGGCAGAGGTGATTAGCTGTACCTCGCTGATGAATGCCAACAACGTATTTTATCGTTTCAGGCATTTTGTAAATAAAGAATTCTATACCGTTACGCCGGCAGGGATCCGTATGAGCATTATGGCTAATCCGGTATTAGGTAAAGAATTTTTCGAGCTGCTGAGCCTGGTGGTATCAGCATTGAACGGATGTGAAATGTGCGTTACCTCTCATGAGGAAGCAGTTATAAAGCATGGAACAGCCCCGCAAAGGGTGCTGGACGCAGTAAGGTTAGGAGCTGTACTGCGGAGCCTGGTAGTATTATTGTAA
- the rpmB gene encoding 50S ribosomal protein L28: MARVCQVTGKKPITGHHVSFSNIKTNRRFLPNLQKKRFFLAEEDRWISLKVSADGLRTINKKGLYAVVKELRAAGQEI; this comes from the coding sequence ATGGCAAGAGTATGTCAGGTGACAGGAAAGAAGCCAATTACAGGTCACCATGTTTCCTTCTCCAACATTAAGACAAATAGAAGGTTTCTTCCTAACCTGCAAAAGAAACGTTTTTTTCTGGCAGAAGAGGATAGATGGATTTCTTTGAAAGTATCTGCTGATGGTTTAAGAACCATCAATAAAAAAGGTTTGTATGCGGTTGTAAAAGAACTGCGTGCTGCTGGTCAGGAAATTTAA
- the rpmG gene encoding 50S ribosomal protein L33 — MAKKGNRVQVILECTEHKTSGQPGTSRYISTKNKKNTPERLELKKYNPILRKVTVHKEIK; from the coding sequence ATGGCAAAAAAAGGTAATAGAGTTCAGGTGATTCTGGAATGTACAGAGCATAAAACTTCTGGCCAACCCGGAACATCCCGCTATATCTCTACAAAAAATAAGAAAAACACTCCTGAGCGTCTGGAGTTGAAAAAGTACAATCCTATTCTCAGGAAAGTGACTGTACACAAAGAAATTAAATAA
- a CDS encoding DUF4295 family protein has translation MAKAASKNSKVKDAKAAAESKVWTKVIRAVRSPKTGAYTFKEAIVHKDKVLDHINQK, from the coding sequence ATGGCAAAAGCAGCTTCAAAGAACTCGAAAGTAAAAGATGCTAAAGCAGCAGCTGAATCTAAAGTATGGACTAAGGTAATCCGGGCAGTTCGCTCTCCTAAAACTGGTGCTTATACTTTTAAAGAAGCTATCGTGCACAAGGACAAAGTTCTTGATCACATTAACCAAAAGTAA
- the ftsY gene encoding signal recognition particle-docking protein FtsY: protein MSFFNKLFSREKKENLDQGLQKTKESFLSKIGRAIAGKSTVDTEVLDNLEDALVSADVGVDTTVKIIDRIEKRVAKDKYLGTSELNRMLQEEIAAILVDAPDSGFRDFDVPEGKKPYVIMVVGVNGVGKTTTIGKLAYNFKKAGKSVLLGAADTFRAAAVDQLTIWSERVGVPIVKQQMGSDPGAVAFDTVQSGTARNADVIIIDTAGRLHNKAHLMDELGKIKRVMKKVIPDAPHEVLLVLDGSTGQNALEQARQFTATTEVTALAITKLDGTAKGGVVLAIANQFKIPVKYIGIGEKMEDLQVFNKEAFVETLFSVND from the coding sequence ATGAGCTTTTTTAATAAACTATTTTCCAGGGAAAAGAAGGAAAATCTGGATCAGGGGTTGCAGAAAACCAAGGAGAGCTTCCTGAGCAAAATAGGACGCGCTATCGCCGGAAAGTCGACAGTAGATACGGAAGTGCTGGATAATCTCGAAGATGCCCTTGTTTCAGCGGATGTGGGAGTAGATACTACTGTGAAGATCATCGACAGGATAGAAAAAAGAGTGGCTAAAGATAAATACCTGGGAACCAGTGAATTAAACAGGATGTTGCAAGAAGAAATTGCAGCAATCCTGGTAGATGCGCCAGATAGTGGTTTTCGTGACTTCGATGTACCGGAAGGAAAGAAGCCTTATGTAATCATGGTAGTAGGAGTGAATGGTGTAGGAAAAACCACGACAATAGGTAAATTAGCTTATAACTTCAAGAAAGCCGGTAAGTCGGTATTGCTGGGTGCTGCCGATACGTTCCGTGCGGCAGCAGTGGATCAGTTAACGATCTGGAGTGAAAGGGTAGGAGTACCCATAGTGAAACAGCAAATGGGGTCCGACCCCGGCGCTGTAGCATTTGATACAGTGCAGAGTGGTACGGCGCGGAATGCAGATGTTATTATAATAGATACTGCCGGCCGTTTGCATAACAAAGCCCATCTGATGGATGAGTTGGGTAAGATAAAAAGGGTTATGAAGAAAGTAATCCCGGATGCTCCCCATGAGGTGCTATTGGTGCTGGATGGATCAACGGGTCAGAATGCACTTGAACAGGCCAGGCAGTTTACGGCAACAACGGAAGTGACGGCACTGGCTATCACCAAACTCGACGGAACAGCTAAAGGCGGGGTTGTACTGGCCATCGCCAACCAATTCAAAATACCAGTGAAATACATTGGTATAGGAGAAAAAATGGAAGACCTGCAGGTGTTTAACAAAGAAGCTTTTGTGGAAACACTGTTTAGTGTAAATGATTGA
- a CDS encoding cupin-like domain-containing protein encodes MIIQQIDRVDEIAPEEFKKNYYEPRKPVIISAAGLSKKWPAYNKWTWDYFKSIVGDTTVGVYNNERAGENTLVNGADDYITFGEYLDMIQRGPVALRIFLFNIFQHAPQLVEDFAWPDELAKGFLKKYPMLFVGGAGSVAHMHYDIDLSHIFHTQFIGRKRVLLLENNQSTFIYRMPFTVESAANFVNWSEQLDQDQFPALKHAKGFTAILNHGDTMFMPGGYWHHMEYMDGGFAMSLRALDPSLVNKLNGLYHIVGLRGMNNLMIKMAPKWWFHYKRKMAYSRADRAIQALG; translated from the coding sequence ATGATTATACAACAAATAGATCGAGTTGATGAAATTGCGCCGGAGGAATTCAAGAAGAACTACTATGAGCCACGTAAACCTGTTATTATTTCTGCTGCTGGATTGAGCAAAAAATGGCCGGCTTACAATAAATGGACCTGGGATTATTTCAAATCGATAGTTGGTGACACGACGGTGGGGGTATATAATAATGAACGAGCAGGAGAGAACACCCTGGTGAATGGAGCGGATGATTATATTACTTTCGGTGAATATCTGGATATGATACAGCGTGGCCCTGTAGCGCTACGTATTTTCCTCTTTAACATTTTTCAGCATGCTCCCCAGCTGGTAGAAGATTTTGCCTGGCCGGATGAGCTGGCCAAAGGGTTTCTGAAAAAATACCCGATGTTATTTGTCGGGGGAGCCGGTTCGGTAGCACATATGCACTATGATATAGATCTTTCTCATATCTTTCATACCCAGTTTATTGGCCGCAAAAGAGTGCTGTTGCTGGAAAATAACCAGTCGACCTTTATTTACCGCATGCCTTTTACCGTAGAAAGTGCAGCTAATTTTGTAAACTGGAGTGAGCAGCTGGACCAGGATCAGTTCCCGGCCCTCAAACACGCAAAAGGCTTTACGGCTATATTGAATCATGGAGATACCATGTTTATGCCCGGCGGTTACTGGCATCACATGGAGTATATGGATGGAGGATTTGCGATGAGTCTCCGTGCCCTTGACCCATCTCTCGTTAATAAACTCAATGGGCTTTATCATATTGTAGGATTAAGGGGAATGAATAATCTGATGATCAAAATGGCCCCGAAATGGTGGTTTCATTATAAAAGAAAAATGGCTTATAGCCGGGCCGACAGGGCCATACAGGCGTTAGGCTAA
- the rimO gene encoding 30S ribosomal protein S12 methylthiotransferase RimO, with protein MKTKTLKKDKVNIITLGCSKNMVDSEVLSGQLKANDVDVVHESAKRDHNIVVVNTCGFIDKAKEESINTILEQVELKQRGKLDKVYVTGCLSERYRGDLEPEIAGVDAWFGTMELPLILKKFDADYKAELVGERLLSTPSHYAYLKIAEGCNRTCSFCAIPLMRGGHVSKPIEELVLEAEKLVKSGVKEIMLIAQELTYYGLDLYKTRRLGDLMRALAGVKGLEWIRLHYAYPTKFPMEILDVMNEFPNICKYIDMPLQHASNAMLKAMKRQITREEIEDLVHAIRARVPGICLRTTLIAGFPGETNEDVEELKGFLERMRFDRVGVFTYSHEEGTSAYELEDNIPAEEKERRAQEIMEVQQEISLEKNQEKIGKIFKVIVDKKEAGRYLARTEFDSVEVDNEVIIDTNKRLKPGDFVEVRITKAFDYDLEGELVS; from the coding sequence TTGAAGACAAAAACTTTAAAGAAAGACAAGGTTAATATTATTACGCTTGGTTGTTCCAAGAACATGGTGGATTCGGAGGTATTGAGCGGACAGCTTAAGGCCAATGATGTTGATGTGGTGCATGAGAGTGCTAAACGCGACCACAATATTGTTGTTGTAAATACCTGCGGTTTTATTGACAAGGCCAAAGAAGAATCCATTAATACTATCCTGGAGCAGGTAGAGTTGAAGCAGCGCGGAAAGCTGGACAAAGTGTATGTTACCGGGTGCCTGAGCGAACGTTATCGTGGTGACCTGGAACCTGAGATTGCCGGTGTGGACGCCTGGTTCGGTACCATGGAGTTGCCCTTGATCCTGAAGAAATTTGATGCTGATTATAAAGCAGAGCTGGTAGGAGAGCGCTTACTAAGTACCCCTTCCCATTATGCTTACCTGAAGATTGCAGAAGGATGTAACCGTACCTGTTCGTTTTGCGCCATTCCGTTAATGAGGGGAGGCCATGTGTCTAAGCCCATTGAGGAACTGGTGCTGGAGGCGGAGAAGCTGGTGAAATCGGGTGTAAAGGAGATTATGCTCATTGCACAGGAGCTGACCTATTATGGTCTGGACCTGTATAAAACACGCCGCCTGGGGGATCTGATGCGTGCCCTGGCGGGAGTAAAAGGACTGGAGTGGATTCGGCTCCACTACGCTTATCCTACCAAGTTTCCTATGGAGATCCTGGATGTGATGAACGAGTTCCCTAATATTTGTAAATATATTGATATGCCGCTGCAGCATGCTTCCAATGCCATGCTGAAAGCCATGAAGCGTCAGATCACGCGTGAAGAAATTGAGGACCTGGTGCATGCTATCCGTGCCAGGGTACCCGGTATTTGTTTGCGCACCACTCTCATCGCCGGTTTCCCCGGTGAAACCAATGAGGATGTGGAAGAACTGAAAGGCTTTTTGGAGAGAATGCGTTTCGACAGGGTTGGGGTGTTTACCTACAGCCATGAAGAAGGAACCAGTGCCTACGAGCTGGAGGATAATATCCCGGCTGAGGAAAAGGAAAGAAGGGCACAGGAAATAATGGAAGTGCAGCAGGAAATCTCCCTGGAGAAAAACCAGGAGAAAATAGGAAAGATCTTTAAAGTAATAGTAGACAAGAAAGAAGCCGGAAGATATCTGGCCCGTACCGAATTCGATTCGGTAGAAGTCGACAACGAAGTGATCATCGACACGAATAAGCGCCTGAAACCCGGCGATTTTGTGGAAGTAAGGATTACCAAAGCGTTTGACTATGATCTTGAAGGAGAGCTTGTATCATAA